The following proteins come from a genomic window of Nitrospinota bacterium:
- a CDS encoding nucleotide sugar dehydrogenase has protein sequence MLIQKIKERSACVGVVGLGYVGLPLVQEFGKAGFMVMGLDIDQKKVDHLSKGESYIRHIPSEGIAKMMQSGRFEATTDFSRASDCDCLLICVPTPLNQNREPDMSYIVKTAQAISPYLRKDQLIVLESTTYPGTTQDVLVPELEKGSGLKANQDFFVAYSPEREDPNNKQFSTATIPKVIGADHPESLEAANILYLSIINKTVPVSGTKAAEASKLMENIFRSVNIALVNELKIIFDKMGIDVWEVIEASSTKPFGFMPFYPGPGLGGHCIPIDPFYLTWKAREFEAPTRFIELAGEINVSMPEYVLQKILWALNNVGKSLKGSRILILGMAYKKNIDDDRESPSFKIMELLEGYGAHVDFNDPYVPVVLGPKREYNQFVGKKSVSLDDLPQYDMTVILTDHSSYDYQDIVERSTIVVDTRNACGKIESDKIIKA, from the coding sequence AGGTTGATCATTTATCCAAAGGGGAGAGTTATATTCGTCATATTCCCAGCGAAGGCATTGCAAAAATGATGCAATCCGGGAGGTTTGAAGCAACCACCGATTTTTCCAGGGCCTCTGATTGTGACTGCCTGCTCATTTGCGTTCCCACACCCCTCAATCAAAACCGGGAACCCGATATGAGCTATATCGTAAAAACCGCTCAGGCAATTTCTCCGTACTTAAGGAAAGATCAATTGATCGTTTTGGAGTCCACGACCTACCCTGGGACTACCCAGGATGTTTTGGTTCCCGAATTGGAAAAAGGAAGCGGCCTTAAGGCGAACCAGGATTTTTTTGTAGCCTATTCCCCGGAGAGGGAGGACCCTAACAATAAGCAGTTTTCTACTGCGACTATCCCCAAAGTGATCGGGGCGGATCACCCTGAGAGTTTGGAAGCAGCTAATATCCTGTATCTATCCATCATCAATAAAACCGTTCCCGTATCCGGGACCAAAGCGGCGGAAGCGTCCAAGCTGATGGAAAATATTTTCCGTTCTGTCAACATCGCTCTGGTCAATGAACTCAAGATCATTTTTGATAAAATGGGCATTGATGTCTGGGAAGTTATAGAAGCCTCCAGCACCAAACCCTTTGGATTCATGCCTTTTTATCCTGGGCCTGGCCTGGGAGGGCATTGCATTCCCATAGATCCTTTTTATCTGACCTGGAAGGCTAGAGAATTTGAAGCCCCTACGCGTTTTATAGAACTTGCCGGTGAAATTAATGTTTCCATGCCGGAATATGTTTTGCAGAAAATATTGTGGGCACTGAACAATGTCGGGAAGAGTTTGAAAGGCAGCCGAATCCTCATCCTGGGAATGGCCTATAAGAAAAATATCGACGACGACCGAGAGTCTCCGAGCTTCAAAATCATGGAACTTCTGGAAGGCTACGGCGCTCATGTGGACTTTAACGATCCCTATGTTCCTGTTGTCCTCGGGCCGAAACGGGAATATAATCAGTTTGTTGGGAAAAAGAGCGTGTCTCTGGACGATTTACCACAATACGATATGACAGTTATCTTGACCGACCATTCCAGTTATGATTATCAGGACATCGTCGAACGGTCTACAATCGTTGTTGATACCAGGAATGCCTGCGGAAAAATTGAGTCGGATAAAATCATCAAAGCCTGA